The Melospiza melodia melodia isolate bMelMel2 chromosome 7, bMelMel2.pri, whole genome shotgun sequence genome has a segment encoding these proteins:
- the LOC134420528 gene encoding olfactory receptor 14A16-like produces MSNSSSIRHFLLLALADTWQLQLLHFCLLLAISLAALLGNGLIVSAVACGHHLHTPMFFFLLNLALSDLGSICTTVPKAMHNSLWDTRDISYTGCAAQVFLIFFFFAAELYLLTIMSYDLYVSICKPLHYGTLLGSRACAHMAAAAWASAFLNALMHTANTFSLSLCHGNALGQFFCEIPQILKLSCSQSNFRELGLIAVSVCLAFGCFVFIVFSYVQIFRAVLRIPAEQGRHKAFSTCLPHLAVVTLFISTSFFTYLKPPSMSSPSLDLALSVLYSVVPPALNPLIYSLRNQEFKDAVWRLMTGRCHKH; encoded by the coding sequence atgtccaacagcagctccatcaggcacttcctcctgctggcattggcagacacgtggcagctgcagctcctgcacttctgcctcttgctggccatctccctggctgccctcctgggcaatggcctcatcgtcagcgccgtagcctgcggccaccacctgcacacgcccatgttcttcttcctgctcaacctggccctcagcgacctgggctccatctgcaccactgtccccaaagccatgcacaattccctctgggacaccagggacatctcctacacaggatgtgctgctcaggtcttcctgattttcttcttctttgcaGCAGAGCTTTACCTTTTGACCATTATGTCCTATGACctctacgtgtccatctgcaaacctctgcactatgggaccctcctgggcagcagagcttgtgcccacatggcagcagctgcctgggccagtgcctttctcaatgctctcatgcacacagccaatacattttccctgtccctgtgccatggtaatgccctgggccagttcttctgtgaaatcccacagatcctcaagctctcttgctcacagtccaacttcagggaacttgggctaattgctgttagtgtgtgtttagcttttggctgttttgtgttcattgttttctcctatgtgcagatcttcagggccgtgctgaggatccctgctgagcagggacggcacaaagccttttccacctgcctccctcacctggctgtggtcaccctgttcatcagcacttcattttttacatacctgaagcccccctccatgtcctctccatccctggatctcgCCCTGTCAGTTctctactcggtggtgcctccagccctgaaccccctcatctacagcctgaggaaccaggagttcaAGGATgccgtgtggagactgatgacgggAAGGTGTCACAAACATTAA